From Anaerohalosphaeraceae bacterium, one genomic window encodes:
- the acpP gene encoding acyl carrier protein, translated as MDVQAIEAKVIEIVSEQMGVDKSEITRETSFINDLNADSLDTVELVMEFEDEFDMSIPDEEAEKIQTVGAAIDYIVDIMKKKGSEGATKKEEE; from the coding sequence ATTGATGTTCAGGCAATTGAAGCAAAGGTCATTGAAATCGTCAGCGAACAAATGGGTGTGGACAAGTCCGAAATTACCCGCGAAACCTCTTTTATTAATGATTTGAACGCAGATTCGCTGGATACCGTTGAGCTGGTGATGGAGTTTGAGGATGAGTTCGACATGAGCATCCCCGATGAGGAAGCCGAAAAGATTCAGACGGTCGGGGCAGCAATCGATTACATTGTCGATATCATGAAGAAAAAAGGCAGCGAGGGCGCCACGAAGAAGGAAGAGGAGTAA
- a CDS encoding calcium/sodium antiporter: MKILFDLIGLCFGIGLLLKGADWLVEGSVSLARRLSLSPLIIGLTIVAMGTSAPETAASIAAALVGSGDIAVGNVYGSNIANLALIGGLCAVIRPIQVQRISLRRDMPFMIGTALLLWPFFVNGGIGRPAALLLIVFFIVLMAFMISSEKKRFSTVQEFSLEEKLFLQKIPKQLGISILFILLGLPALAFGAKLTIWGASSLGRQIGLSEAVIGLTIVAVGTSLPEMITSLVASFKKQDDLSIGNLVGSNIFNTLFVIGSAGLARPFSVSQQLLGIDYWIMVVVSILFACFAFARDKISRSAGLLLLAVYAAYLIYLLSSNRIESL, translated from the coding sequence ATGAAGATTCTTTTCGACTTGATAGGTCTTTGTTTTGGAATCGGCCTGCTCTTGAAAGGAGCGGATTGGCTGGTAGAGGGTTCTGTTTCTCTGGCACGCCGTCTTAGCTTAAGTCCACTGATTATTGGTCTTACAATTGTGGCTATGGGTACATCCGCTCCGGAAACAGCCGCCAGTATTGCCGCTGCTCTTGTTGGTTCCGGAGACATTGCCGTCGGGAATGTTTACGGCTCGAATATTGCCAATCTTGCTTTGATTGGGGGGCTTTGTGCGGTAATCCGCCCCATTCAGGTTCAGAGGATTTCTCTTCGCCGTGATATGCCTTTTATGATCGGCACAGCTCTGCTGCTGTGGCCCTTTTTTGTAAATGGCGGAATAGGCCGTCCGGCCGCCCTTTTGCTGATTGTGTTTTTTATCGTTTTGATGGCTTTTATGATTTCCAGCGAAAAGAAACGGTTTTCGACTGTGCAGGAATTTTCTTTGGAAGAGAAACTCTTCCTTCAGAAAATCCCAAAACAGCTGGGCATAAGCATTCTGTTTATCCTTCTGGGACTGCCTGCCTTGGCTTTCGGGGCCAAACTGACAATCTGGGGAGCTTCTTCGCTGGGACGGCAAATCGGGTTGTCTGAAGCGGTCATCGGTCTGACAATTGTGGCGGTAGGCACCTCCCTGCCGGAAATGATTACGTCGCTGGTGGCCTCCTTCAAGAAACAGGATGACCTGTCAATCGGCAATCTGGTCGGTTCCAACATTTTCAACACCCTGTTCGTAATCGGTTCGGCAGGATTGGCTCGGCCCTTTTCCGTCAGCCAACAGCTTCTGGGGATAGACTACTGGATTATGGTTGTCGTAAGTATTTTGTTCGCCTGCTTTGCCTTTGCCCGGGACAAAATCAGCCGTTCTGCCGGGCTTCTTCTGCTGGCTGTTTACGCGGCCTATCTGATTTACCTTCTTTCTTCAAACCGCATCGAGTCGCTGTAA
- a CDS encoding rhomboid family intramembrane serine protease: MGLYDREYVRDSWGEGGTLRLGEAFRGWSVVKWLLVLNFVVFVLCISPTLGDFFFTWGAVWPETLLRSLQVWRLITYQFLHWDTMHFLFNMIVLYFFGPILEHQWGSRTFLRFYLVSGAAGGLVYILLVLLDLLPAGPMAGASGALNAVLMAVAILYPNMLVFIYGLIPVRIVFLVGIMIILSLLRFATGQNAGGEAAHLTGLAAGALYVIYKPWFTKFRLSRKKQKWQRRLEEERQFEAEVDRILEKVNREGIHSLTAKEKRTLQEATRREQSARRF; this comes from the coding sequence ATGGGATTATACGATCGAGAATATGTGCGGGATTCGTGGGGTGAAGGGGGAACCCTCCGTTTGGGGGAGGCCTTTCGTGGATGGAGTGTCGTCAAATGGCTGCTGGTGCTGAATTTTGTTGTGTTTGTCCTCTGTATTTCGCCGACGCTGGGAGACTTCTTTTTTACCTGGGGAGCCGTTTGGCCTGAAACGCTTCTGCGTTCCCTGCAGGTCTGGCGGCTGATTACCTACCAGTTCCTCCACTGGGATACTATGCATTTTCTTTTCAATATGATTGTGCTGTATTTCTTTGGACCGATTCTGGAACACCAGTGGGGCAGCCGCACCTTTCTGCGGTTCTATCTTGTCAGCGGGGCCGCCGGCGGACTGGTCTATATCCTGCTGGTTCTTCTTGATCTTCTGCCGGCCGGACCGATGGCAGGGGCCTCCGGGGCCCTGAACGCCGTTCTGATGGCTGTGGCGATTCTTTATCCGAATATGCTCGTCTTTATTTATGGTCTAATTCCCGTCCGCATTGTGTTTCTTGTGGGAATTATGATTATTTTGAGTCTGCTTCGATTTGCCACAGGTCAAAATGCCGGCGGAGAAGCTGCCCATTTGACAGGATTGGCTGCCGGTGCTTTGTATGTCATTTACAAACCATGGTTTACAAAGTTTCGCCTGTCTCGAAAAAAGCAAAAATGGCAGCGCCGGCTCGAGGAAGAACGGCAGTTTGAAGCCGAAGTGGACCGTATTCTTGAGAAAGTCAATCGCGAAGGAATACATTCCCTGACAGCTAAAGAAAAACGAACTCTTCAGGAAGCCACTCGACGGGAGCAATCAGCCCGTCGTTTTTAG
- a CDS encoding ASKHA domain-containing protein, with protein MKSCTITFLPDRETIRVHQGITLLEAAAQAGLSIYSPCQGTGVCRKCRVVLEPYEKEVLACQYYVYEDLTVRIPTENRGGVSQILERGIQGEKTADPRFQKLFFPSSPASTAQLLEQLSSFLDLPVCVHPDACLPESRNGFENGTTAVLTVEEETCLLLCLEPGDTTGCLYGAAADIGTTTVVLYLIDLKNGQICQTVSAANPQIQYGDNVISRIVHAQAPEGLRQLQQSLIVKLNEMLVTLCRKQQISPENLYEITAVGNTTMNHLLLGYPVQSLGQAPYKAYSLTACDAPASKIGLQIHPAGRLYTVENIAGFVGSDTVAAVLAAGMDTLESISLLVDIGTNGEIVLGNKNRLLAASCAAGPALEGARIMYGSRAENGAIQRVLLAEGDIVLDTIGTGSPRSICGSGLIDAAAVMLQTGILDPSGAFAPFQNLREKLSSALFERLIRFENQPAFVLAWKNGTRQPAVLLTQKDIREVQLAKAATSAGIAILLRKMGVKLEEIETLFLAGAFGNYIQKTSAIRIGLLPSISLDKIRFIGNAAGAGAQMILLNRECRRTASRLAQKIEYIELARQPDFQDIYSDSMRFEERR; from the coding sequence GTGAAATCCTGTACGATTACATTTCTGCCTGACAGAGAAACCATCAGGGTTCATCAGGGTATCACCCTTTTAGAGGCCGCAGCTCAGGCTGGGCTTTCCATTTATTCGCCGTGTCAGGGCACCGGTGTTTGTCGAAAATGTCGGGTGGTCCTGGAGCCGTATGAAAAAGAGGTATTGGCGTGTCAGTACTATGTTTACGAAGACTTGACGGTTCGTATTCCGACGGAAAACAGGGGGGGGGTAAGCCAGATTCTTGAGCGGGGTATTCAGGGCGAAAAGACCGCAGACCCGCGTTTTCAAAAACTTTTTTTCCCGTCGTCTCCCGCCTCCACCGCACAACTCCTCGAACAACTTTCTTCTTTTCTCGATTTGCCTGTGTGCGTACACCCGGACGCCTGTCTTCCGGAAAGCCGGAACGGTTTTGAAAATGGAACAACCGCCGTTCTGACGGTTGAAGAAGAGACCTGTCTTCTTCTCTGTCTGGAGCCGGGCGACACGACAGGATGTCTTTATGGAGCAGCGGCTGATATTGGCACAACGACAGTCGTTTTGTACTTAATCGACCTGAAAAACGGACAAATCTGTCAAACCGTTTCCGCCGCCAATCCCCAGATTCAATACGGCGATAATGTCATCAGCCGTATCGTTCACGCCCAAGCCCCCGAAGGTCTCCGGCAGCTTCAGCAGAGTTTGATTGTCAAACTCAATGAAATGCTCGTCACTTTGTGCCGAAAGCAGCAGATTTCGCCCGAGAATCTTTACGAAATCACCGCAGTCGGCAACACGACAATGAACCACCTGCTTTTGGGATACCCTGTCCAATCACTCGGGCAGGCACCCTACAAGGCCTACTCTTTGACCGCCTGCGACGCACCGGCCTCCAAAATCGGGCTGCAAATCCATCCGGCCGGGCGACTCTACACGGTAGAAAACATCGCCGGATTTGTCGGCTCGGATACGGTTGCCGCTGTCCTGGCGGCCGGGATGGATACACTCGAATCGATTTCCCTGCTTGTGGACATCGGCACAAACGGCGAAATTGTCCTCGGAAATAAAAATCGGCTTCTGGCGGCCAGTTGTGCCGCAGGACCGGCCCTTGAAGGAGCACGCATCATGTACGGAAGCCGTGCTGAAAACGGAGCCATTCAGCGTGTTCTTCTTGCCGAGGGAGATATCGTTCTGGATACAATCGGCACAGGGTCTCCCCGAAGCATCTGCGGCAGTGGACTGATTGATGCCGCGGCTGTAATGCTTCAAACGGGTATCCTTGATCCCTCCGGAGCGTTTGCTCCTTTCCAAAATCTTCGAGAAAAACTGTCGTCAGCTCTTTTTGAGCGGCTCATCCGTTTTGAAAACCAGCCGGCTTTCGTGCTGGCCTGGAAAAACGGAACCCGCCAACCGGCTGTGCTGCTGACGCAGAAAGATATTCGAGAAGTTCAGCTGGCCAAAGCCGCTACTTCCGCAGGAATCGCCATTCTGCTCCGTAAAATGGGCGTCAAATTAGAAGAGATAGAGACTCTTTTTTTGGCGGGTGCTTTTGGGAATTACATTCAAAAGACCAGCGCCATACGAATCGGGCTCTTGCCCTCTATTTCGCTCGACAAAATACGGTTTATCGGAAATGCGGCGGGCGCAGGGGCTCAGATGATTTTGCTGAATCGCGAATGCAGGCGGACTGCTTCCCGATTGGCCCAGAAGATAGAGTATATCGAGCTGGCCCGACAGCCCGATTTTCAAGATATTTACAGCGACTCGATGCGGTTTGAAGAAAGAAGGTAA
- the fabD gene encoding ACP S-malonyltransferase, which produces MNKKIAFLFPGQGAQAIGMGMDLPARWPSAARLFQRASEILGYDIQQLCAEGPEERLNSTVYSQPAIFVVSAALLEILRQERPSLSPDVTAGLSMGEYTALYAAGWIEFEDALRLVQKRGQAMQAAADASCGSMVSILGLDEEKVRQLCTQAAQGQVLEPVNFNCPGQIVVSGHKEACQRAADLAEKFGAVKAVPLAVAGAFHTVLMEPAARQLSEALEQTEIRTSDKVKVIANIDASYYSTPQSVRDGLVKQLIAPILWQTCMERLLREQVEEFYEIGPGRVLTGLMKRIDRKAKVITVNSAEAFAALPGE; this is translated from the coding sequence ATGAACAAGAAAATCGCATTTCTGTTCCCCGGTCAGGGGGCTCAGGCAATCGGAATGGGGATGGACCTTCCGGCTCGATGGCCTTCCGCTGCACGCCTTTTTCAAAGAGCTTCGGAGATTCTGGGGTATGATATTCAGCAGCTGTGTGCCGAAGGCCCGGAAGAAAGACTGAATTCAACGGTGTATTCCCAGCCGGCAATTTTTGTTGTTTCCGCCGCCCTTCTGGAGATTTTGCGGCAGGAACGGCCTTCTTTGAGCCCGGATGTGACCGCCGGGTTGAGTATGGGAGAATACACGGCTTTGTATGCGGCCGGCTGGATTGAATTCGAAGATGCTCTGCGGCTGGTTCAGAAACGCGGTCAGGCCATGCAGGCCGCGGCGGATGCTTCGTGCGGTTCCATGGTCAGCATTCTCGGACTGGACGAGGAGAAGGTGCGTCAATTGTGCACGCAGGCCGCTCAGGGACAGGTTCTGGAGCCGGTCAACTTCAACTGTCCGGGGCAGATTGTTGTCAGCGGACACAAAGAGGCCTGTCAGCGGGCTGCGGACCTTGCAGAAAAGTTCGGAGCCGTCAAAGCCGTTCCGCTGGCTGTGGCTGGTGCCTTCCATACGGTTTTGATGGAACCGGCCGCCCGACAGCTCTCAGAGGCCCTCGAACAAACTGAGATCCGGACGTCCGATAAGGTGAAGGTAATAGCTAACATTGATGCTTCTTATTATTCCACGCCGCAGTCCGTTCGGGATGGACTGGTCAAACAGCTCATTGCCCCGATTTTGTGGCAAACCTGTATGGAACGGCTTCTTCGGGAGCAGGTGGAAGAGTTCTATGAAATCGGTCCGGGACGTGTTCTGACTGGTTTAATGAAGCGAATAGACCGAAAAGCCAAGGTTATTACCGTCAATTCGGCAGAGGCGTTTGCCGCCCTGCCGGGTGAGTAA
- a CDS encoding RNA polymerase sigma factor: MSEQPEIVELLDECKRGNPDALGRLVELYAARCYGYFYRLTGNREVSEELLSELYMRLLEKIRSFEGGSFEKWLFTIASNLFRDRLRKQYRQKRLLEEKTRIAEIESEPEREIDSTLSDRLQQGLTRLDAETAELIVLRFYGDFSFKELSEMRSEPIGTTLSKVHRGLKKLKEWMEQPDERKQRTT, encoded by the coding sequence ATGAGTGAGCAGCCGGAAATTGTAGAACTTCTCGATGAATGCAAACGCGGAAATCCGGACGCATTAGGCCGATTGGTCGAGTTGTACGCAGCGCGTTGTTATGGCTATTTTTACCGGTTGACCGGAAACCGAGAAGTCAGCGAAGAACTTTTGAGCGAGTTGTATATGCGGCTGCTCGAAAAAATCCGCTCTTTTGAAGGCGGTTCTTTTGAAAAGTGGCTCTTTACCATCGCTTCGAATTTATTTCGCGACCGTTTGAGAAAACAATATCGCCAGAAGCGCCTTCTTGAGGAAAAGACTCGAATTGCCGAAATAGAATCGGAGCCGGAGCGGGAGATTGACAGTACTTTATCGGACCGCCTGCAGCAGGGATTGACCCGGTTGGATGCGGAGACGGCCGAATTGATCGTGTTGCGGTTTTACGGCGATTTCAGTTTTAAGGAACTGTCTGAAATGCGTTCGGAGCCCATCGGCACAACCCTTTCGAAGGTCCACAGAGGGCTGAAAAAATTGAAAGAATGGATGGAACAACCTGATGAAAGAAAGCAGAGAACAACTTGA
- a CDS encoding beta-ketoacyl-ACP synthase III, whose product MVNNPTIQSSLRLRAVVAGTGSSVPAKVMTNEDFMKIVDTSDEWIVTRTGIRERHIAGPQDTTATLAAQAARNALERAGMKPEEIELIIVATVTPEMVFPSTACFVQAMLGASNAWAFDLNAACSGFVYSLSIAQQFLSSGRYRTALIIGAETLSRITNYKDRSSCILFGDGAGAVVLKAVSSGPEGIMYSTSFSDGSSWEALKCQAYGSRHPVSIPLENPDMVYMDINGREVYHTAVRRIVELVNECLEKCDLQVEDIAMFIPHQMNARIIESVGKRLRFADEKIFINIDKYGNTSAASIPIALDECCRTGKVKSGDIVLLVAFGGGLTWGANVIQM is encoded by the coding sequence ATGGTCAATAATCCAACCATTCAATCTTCCCTGCGTCTTCGGGCTGTCGTGGCCGGCACGGGTTCGAGTGTTCCCGCCAAAGTGATGACCAATGAAGACTTTATGAAGATAGTTGACACGTCGGATGAATGGATTGTCACCCGAACCGGCATCCGGGAGCGCCACATCGCCGGCCCTCAAGATACAACAGCAACTCTGGCGGCGCAGGCCGCTCGAAATGCTCTTGAGCGGGCGGGAATGAAACCGGAGGAAATTGAGCTGATTATTGTGGCCACGGTTACCCCGGAGATGGTTTTTCCCTCGACGGCCTGTTTTGTCCAGGCCATGCTCGGGGCTTCCAATGCGTGGGCCTTTGACCTGAACGCTGCCTGCAGCGGTTTTGTGTATTCTCTCTCGATTGCCCAGCAGTTCCTCAGTTCAGGTCGGTATCGAACGGCATTGATCATCGGGGCGGAAACCCTCAGCCGGATTACCAATTACAAAGACCGCAGCAGCTGCATTCTCTTTGGAGACGGCGCCGGAGCCGTGGTTTTGAAAGCTGTTTCCAGCGGGCCGGAGGGAATTATGTACAGTACTTCCTTTTCGGATGGAAGCAGCTGGGAAGCCCTTAAATGCCAGGCCTATGGTTCGCGTCATCCCGTCAGCATCCCGCTGGAAAATCCGGATATGGTTTATATGGATATTAATGGGCGGGAGGTTTATCATACCGCGGTCCGGCGGATTGTCGAACTGGTTAACGAATGCCTCGAAAAGTGCGATCTGCAGGTCGAAGACATTGCAATGTTTATCCCGCATCAGATGAATGCGAGGATTATTGAATCAGTCGGTAAGCGTCTTCGTTTTGCAGACGAGAAAATCTTCATTAATATTGATAAGTACGGAAACACGTCGGCGGCCTCCATTCCAATTGCTCTGGATGAATGCTGCAGAACCGGAAAGGTGAAAAGCGGGGATATTGTCCTGCTGGTGGCCTTTGGAGGCGGCCTGACCTGGGGCGCCAACGTTATCCAGATGTAA
- the plsX gene encoding phosphate acyltransferase PlsX yields the protein MRIAIDAMGGDYAPAEIIAGALEAKEVLGKEHEIVLIGDEPVIREHLVRLNADPDTFRIFHAPEVIGMDEPPVEALRRKKKSSIAVMARAASHRQVDAVLSAGNTGACVAACQLRMRNLENVIRPGIATVFPTLGGPVIVCDVGANIVCKPIHLYQYAVMSCVYAEEMLGITNPRVGIMNIGEEEAKGNDLVKKTRALLKADPSINFAGNLEGRDIFDGHFNVVICEGFVGNVVLKTAEGLVNMIFRAIKDELKSHWWLALQFKKVMTNIYKKYDYNEYGGALLLGVNGTAVICHGSSKARTIKNAILASRKFSTQRINEKIVQRLSQSTVMSNGQ from the coding sequence ATGCGGATAGCCATAGACGCGATGGGAGGCGATTATGCACCGGCTGAAATCATCGCCGGAGCATTAGAGGCCAAGGAGGTCCTCGGAAAGGAACATGAAATCGTGCTGATCGGGGATGAGCCCGTTATTCGGGAACATCTGGTTCGATTGAACGCCGATCCGGACACATTTCGTATTTTTCATGCCCCGGAAGTCATCGGAATGGATGAGCCGCCCGTTGAAGCCCTGCGTCGGAAAAAAAAGAGTTCGATTGCCGTAATGGCCAGGGCTGCTTCTCACCGACAGGTTGATGCGGTTCTTTCGGCGGGCAATACCGGGGCTTGCGTGGCGGCCTGCCAGCTGCGAATGCGGAATCTGGAAAACGTAATCCGCCCTGGGATAGCGACTGTTTTTCCGACTTTAGGCGGGCCGGTAATTGTCTGCGACGTCGGAGCTAATATCGTTTGTAAACCCATTCATCTGTATCAATACGCCGTAATGTCCTGTGTCTATGCGGAGGAAATGCTCGGCATTACGAACCCGCGAGTGGGAATTATGAATATCGGCGAGGAAGAGGCCAAGGGCAATGATTTGGTCAAAAAAACCCGGGCTTTGCTGAAGGCCGACCCCTCCATTAATTTTGCGGGCAATCTGGAAGGCAGAGACATTTTTGACGGTCATTTCAATGTGGTGATTTGCGAAGGGTTTGTCGGCAATGTGGTTCTGAAAACCGCCGAAGGCCTGGTCAACATGATTTTTCGGGCCATCAAGGACGAATTGAAAAGTCACTGGTGGCTGGCTCTTCAGTTCAAGAAAGTGATGACCAACATTTACAAAAAGTATGATTATAATGAATATGGGGGGGCCCTGCTGCTGGGGGTGAATGGAACGGCGGTAATCTGCCACGGTTCCAGCAAGGCCCGAACGATTAAAAATGCAATTTTGGCCAGCCGGAAGTTTTCTACCCAGCGAATTAACGAAAAGATTGTTCAACGCCTGTCTCAATCGACGGTTATGTCTAATGGTCAATAA
- the fabF gene encoding beta-ketoacyl-ACP synthase II, with amino-acid sequence MKFQRRVVITGLGCVTALSESADGLYEALCRGENGISTIESFDTSDFPVHFGGEIKKFDIDNYVPSREGRRMDRFTQMALASAIQAVNDSGLDFEKEDKDRVGVIIGTGIGGIKEIEEQYLRLLQKGPRKVSPFCVPKLMGNAASGCVSIQYGLKGPNMCVVTACASAAHAIGEAFYNILCGRSEVVITGGSEAALTPVGLASFCALKSLSTRNDDPQHASRPFDVDRNGFVLAEGAAVLILEEYEHARKRGAKIYAEMLGYGATGDGYHITAPLEDGSGAAKAMRLALEQAQLNPDQIDYINAHGTSTELNDAAESLAIRTVFGEHAYKLSVNSTKSCLGHSLGASGAIELLVCAKTIEKGIIHPTINLETVAPECDPKMDFVPKKAKEKKVRYALSNSLGFGGHNCSLIIGKV; translated from the coding sequence ATGAAGTTTCAGCGACGTGTTGTTATAACAGGACTTGGGTGTGTAACGGCGTTGTCAGAGTCGGCGGACGGGCTTTACGAAGCCCTCTGTCGGGGTGAAAACGGGATTTCCACCATTGAGTCATTTGATACGTCGGATTTTCCCGTTCATTTTGGCGGTGAAATCAAGAAGTTTGACATCGACAACTATGTCCCATCTCGGGAAGGCCGACGAATGGACCGTTTCACCCAAATGGCCCTTGCGTCAGCTATTCAGGCAGTCAATGACAGCGGTCTTGACTTTGAAAAAGAAGATAAGGATCGAGTAGGGGTTATCATTGGCACCGGTATCGGCGGGATTAAGGAGATTGAAGAACAGTATCTTCGTCTTCTTCAAAAAGGCCCTCGAAAAGTATCCCCCTTCTGTGTGCCCAAGCTGATGGGCAATGCCGCCAGCGGATGTGTTTCGATCCAATATGGGCTCAAAGGCCCGAATATGTGCGTCGTTACAGCGTGTGCTTCTGCGGCCCATGCGATTGGAGAAGCTTTTTACAATATCCTGTGCGGCCGAAGCGAGGTTGTTATCACCGGCGGTTCGGAAGCGGCTTTGACTCCCGTTGGGTTGGCTTCCTTTTGCGCATTAAAGTCGCTGAGCACTCGAAATGATGACCCTCAACACGCCTCCCGTCCCTTCGATGTGGACCGGAACGGCTTTGTTCTGGCTGAAGGTGCCGCAGTTCTGATTCTGGAAGAATACGAGCATGCCCGAAAACGAGGGGCAAAGATTTATGCGGAAATGCTCGGCTATGGGGCTACGGGGGACGGCTATCACATCACCGCACCGCTGGAAGATGGTTCCGGAGCGGCAAAAGCGATGCGATTGGCTCTTGAGCAGGCCCAGCTGAATCCGGACCAGATTGACTATATTAACGCGCACGGAACCAGTACCGAGCTGAATGATGCCGCCGAATCACTGGCCATCAGGACGGTCTTTGGGGAACATGCATATAAACTGTCGGTCAATTCGACCAAAAGCTGTCTGGGACATTCGCTGGGGGCCAGCGGCGCAATTGAACTGCTGGTTTGCGCCAAAACAATCGAAAAAGGGATAATCCATCCGACGATTAATCTGGAAACCGTGGCTCCGGAATGCGACCCGAAAATGGATTTCGTCCCAAAGAAGGCCAAAGAAAAGAAGGTTCGCTATGCTCTGAGCAATTCACTGGGGTTCGGAGGCCATAACTGCAGTTTGATTATCGGGAAAGTATAG
- the fabG gene encoding 3-oxoacyl-[acyl-carrier-protein] reductase, translating to MAEQRLAVVTGAARGIGRAIVLELLRQGRKVAGLDLNAQQLEELKKVVSENGFSVITKVVDITKTDLLTQILEELAEEHGGIGILVNNAGITRDKLMIQMDDEDFDRVMSVNLRAAFTATRVAARSMVRNKFGRIISISSVAGVMGQAGSANYAASKAGLIGMTKSVARELGKKNITANCIAPGFIMTDMTQGLPDAVKEGAMAVIPLKRFGTPEDVARAVAFLASDEAGYITGQVLCVDGGMAM from the coding sequence ATGGCAGAGCAGAGATTAGCAGTTGTTACGGGAGCCGCGAGGGGAATCGGAAGAGCCATTGTACTGGAGCTGCTTCGTCAGGGCCGCAAGGTTGCCGGGCTGGACTTGAATGCCCAGCAATTAGAGGAACTCAAAAAGGTTGTATCCGAGAATGGGTTTTCCGTCATTACCAAGGTTGTGGATATTACCAAGACAGATTTGTTGACCCAGATTCTCGAAGAACTGGCGGAAGAACATGGCGGCATAGGCATCCTTGTGAACAATGCCGGTATTACCCGGGACAAACTGATGATTCAGATGGATGACGAAGATTTTGACCGGGTTATGTCGGTAAATCTTCGTGCCGCTTTTACCGCCACACGTGTTGCGGCCCGTTCAATGGTTCGAAACAAATTCGGCCGGATTATCAGCATCAGCTCCGTCGCCGGTGTAATGGGACAGGCCGGTTCAGCCAACTACGCCGCCAGCAAGGCAGGCCTTATCGGGATGACCAAGTCGGTTGCTCGTGAGCTGGGAAAGAAAAATATAACAGCCAACTGTATTGCTCCGGGCTTTATTATGACCGATATGACCCAAGGGCTGCCGGATGCCGTCAAGGAAGGAGCGATGGCGGTTATTCCGCTCAAACGCTTTGGAACACCGGAGGATGTGGCTCGTGCCGTGGCCTTTTTGGCCTCAGACGAAGCCGGCTATATTACCGGTCAGGTCCTCTGTGTGGACGGCGGAATGGCCATGTAA